From a single Candidatus Neomarinimicrobiota bacterium genomic region:
- a CDS encoding DUF4389 domain-containing protein, whose protein sequence is MDKYPANLTIDYPEKANRLTVFFRLFTAIPIMLILGLLSYHGYNNDQFPNESYWVGILVAPTLLMIVFRRKYPKWWFDWNIALTKFSLRVSSYLLLLRHEYPSTDEEQAVHVHIEYPDVEKDLNQWMPLIKWLLVFPHIILLCFIMIGVMLSTILAWIIILLTGRYPKSMFDFVVGALRWGLRVGAYAVLLTTDKYPPFRLSE, encoded by the coding sequence ATGGATAAATATCCTGCAAACCTAACAATCGATTACCCGGAAAAAGCCAATCGGCTTACTGTGTTTTTCCGGTTATTCACGGCCATTCCAATTATGCTTATTCTAGGACTATTATCATATCATGGATATAATAACGATCAATTTCCGAATGAATCATATTGGGTGGGAATTTTAGTCGCTCCGACGCTTTTAATGATAGTTTTTCGAAGAAAATATCCCAAATGGTGGTTTGATTGGAATATTGCATTGACAAAATTCTCGTTGCGCGTATCCTCTTATTTATTGCTGCTACGCCATGAGTACCCCTCAACGGATGAAGAACAGGCCGTCCATGTACATATTGAATATCCTGATGTAGAAAAAGATCTCAATCAATGGATGCCTCTAATCAAATGGTTATTGGTTTTCCCCCATATAATTCTACTCTGTTTTATCATGATTGGGGTCATGCTTTCAACAATTCTGGCATGGATTATTATTTTGCTCACGGGGAGATACCCAAAAAGTATGTTTGATTTTGTGGTGGGTGCTTTGCGATGGGGATTAAGAGTAGGAGCTTACGCAGTTTTATTAACCACAGATAAATATCCCCCATTCAGGCTAAGCGAATGA
- a CDS encoding CPBP family intramembrane metalloprotease, with protein sequence MNSLDIKQNKFKDFLFDLVLYISVMFLIREVNIPNIGFIANGLFWSFTTLVVASWRMRVRGVTWNDLGLRKPKSIKKTLMVTGIILVFIPISIMIFQFFKDQIPFLLEPDMSEKNAVSKFGNLKGNWALFFLIIPFILIESMLEELLDRGFLINWLERLFSKKNFATVFAVITQAAIFGFRHSNDFSERSITVGLIGLVMGIGYVTFGRNLWPLIIAHCVLNTMSMIGRV encoded by the coding sequence ATGAACAGCCTCGATATAAAACAAAATAAATTTAAGGACTTTTTATTTGATTTAGTCCTATATATATCAGTTATGTTTTTGATTCGAGAAGTAAATATTCCCAATATAGGATTTATTGCCAATGGTCTTTTTTGGTCCTTTACCACTTTAGTTGTGGCATCATGGCGAATGAGAGTAAGAGGTGTCACTTGGAACGATTTGGGTTTACGCAAGCCCAAAAGCATTAAAAAAACTTTAATGGTCACTGGAATTATCCTTGTATTTATCCCTATATCCATAATGATATTTCAATTTTTTAAAGATCAAATACCATTTTTATTAGAGCCAGACATGTCCGAAAAGAACGCCGTTTCTAAATTTGGTAACCTTAAAGGAAATTGGGCACTTTTCTTTTTAATTATACCATTTATATTGATTGAGTCAATGCTGGAAGAATTGTTGGATAGAGGCTTTCTGATTAATTGGTTAGAGCGATTGTTCTCAAAGAAAAATTTTGCTACAGTTTTTGCAGTAATTACCCAAGCGGCAATTTTCGGATTCAGACATTCTAATGATTTTTCCGAAAGATCCATTACCGTTGGTCTTATTGGTTTAGTCATGGGTATTGGTTATGTTACTTTTGGACGAAATCTATGGCCCCTGATAATTGCCCATTGTGTTCTTAATACAATGTCAATGATTGGGAGAGTATGA